Below is a window of Heterodontus francisci isolate sHetFra1 chromosome 20, sHetFra1.hap1, whole genome shotgun sequence DNA.
ctcagatactgaattagCCCATGCCcgtatgcagtaagacctggacaacatctaggcctgggctgataagtggcaagtaacattcgtgccacacaagtgaaggcaatgatcatctcaaacaagagagaatctaaccatctccccttgacattcaatggaattaccatcgctgaatcccccactatcaacatcctgcgggttaccattgaccagaaactgaactggaccccccccacataaatactttggctacaagagccggtAAGAGGATTGGTATTTtgtggcatgtaactcacctcctgtctccccactgcctgtccaccatctacaaggcacaagtcaggagtgttatagaatactcttcacttgcctggatgagtgcagctccaataacactcaagaaacctgacaccatccaggaaaatgcagccagCTTGATTAGCACCCTATCTAACACCTTTaatcaggtcacagacctgaaacgttgggctggattttaccataggcggacgggacttcaccaccgacgtaaaagtcagtggcgagcccgcttccgcctggcccggggatccaacccgcattttacaggttcccggactttaattgtcccgagacgggacttccacctgcttgagggaggaggtcccgcctcagtgagctgctggccaatcagtgggccagcaactcttagtaccagcagcgccaccgggagcggtggccactagtgGGATTGCAGCCTAGCTGACGCCATGGAACGAGGACCTCAGGTATGTTGGGCTTGCTTCGCTGGGGGGATGGTTGGTCGTGGCGGTGAGGCAAGGGTAGTCTtttgcgggagggggggggggatgtcttgggacctgggggtgggttgggaagcgggggcggccctcaattgggcaccctgtgcctgactgccatggcacacCACCCCCTCGGTGcacagaaaggctggcagctattgctgggctgcCTTTCAtgtcccagcacgcccgcttgctatgagtaaatacccatggaggcgggagaATGCCctgaagtggccgttaagtggccatttaagtgcCTCGATAGGCCTGGggagggcaggcgggccgtttcccaccatccccccccaccccgcttgaTTTTACGCtgaccccatgccaccatccgacccaccggggcagtgtaaaattcagcctgttaactctgtttctctctcgacggatgttgccagacctgctgagtatttccagcactttctgtttttatttcagatttccagcatccgcagtattttgcttttatttcagttttttaaccTGTTTATTCAAGTGGCTGTAACTAAGTTTACTAATGAGGCAGCCTAATGATCTCACTGGAGGTTTCACCTGTGTATAAATACAGCTCAGATGAATTGCTTCGCTCAGTGTATCAGTCAGATGTAGCTATAATTACTGCTTTCCCAAAATGCATCGGCAAGAACTAATTCATCCACTCGATTTCACTTTCTACCCTATTCTTGCTGCTTTTGGTATTCCTGGTAAGTCATTATAACCACTTTTTAGTTACGTAAACTTGTGCTTAACAAGAGTTCTGCTGTTGTGTGTATACCATCTTGATGTGATGGCCTTGGTCATAATGTAGAAATGTCAAGTCGTTTGATAAAGTATTTTAAGTCAAGATAATAAGATGAATAGGATTTGTGAATATGTGTGTAATGAACACTATTGTTAAGATATTGGAATTCTTCAGCTGGAGATGAAAAATTCAGGTTGCATTTGTTGAGAAAAGAAACCACAGAACAACTGAACCATTTAAGCAACTATTtggcccatcatccctgtgctaaaTCTTGCAAGTGCAATCCAAAACTTATCCACCacctcactctctccccaaagccccatATCTTCCTTTGCTTCAAATGTTATTTGCTTTTCTAATACAAGATACTGTGCTACTCTGCTCACCACCACTTTCAATGCATCTCAAATATGAACTTTGCAAATTTACCccaaccttttgtttcctgtctcccaatcaACTTTTTGTCCTTGCTGCCACATTATCATATGTGTGTACTTTCTAAAAAGCTTCTTGTGTGTCATCTTATTCTACAACTTTTGAGAATCCATCTGTGGCACATCTGCTGCATTCCCATGAGCGAATTGATAACTCCTTCAAAACTTTCTATTACAATTGTCAAACATAACTTGCTTTTAGCAAATTTGTGCTGCCTGTCCTTGATTAGCCCATACTTTTTGAAATGCTTATTCAATCTATAGTTCAAAATATAATTAGAGCTTTCCCAAAACTAATATTAGACTAcatgatggtgtagtggtattgtcactggactagtaatccagagacccagggtatttctctggggacatgggttccaccACAGGAGAagctggaatttgaatttaattaataaatctggaattaaaagctagtctaatgatggccatgaaaccattgtcgattgttgtaaaaacccatctggttcactaatgtccttcagggaaggaaatctgctttccttacctggtctggcctacatgtgactccagacccacagcaatgtggttaactcttacatgccctctgaaatggcctagcaagccactcagttgtatctaaccgctatgaagtcaatattaacagcactgtgggtgtacctaccccacatggactgcagcaggtcaagaaggcagctcaccaccaacttctcaagggcaattagggatgggcaataaatgctgtcctagccagcaatgcccacatcccatgaatgaatcaaaaaatatATAGtcaaaggaagagtggggctgattagggcagaaggcatggctgaagtACTGAATGAGTACCTTGCATTTATCTTCACTAAAGAAGAAGATGCAGAAAATGTCACAGCAAAGGAGGAGACAATAGAGAAAATAGATGGGGTAAAAATAAAGAGAATGTATTCTAAAGGTTGGCAGcattcaaagtagaaaagtcacctggttCAGAAGGGATACTTACTAGGCTGCAGAGGAAAGTCATAGagacataatggcacagaaggaggccattcagctcatttaaTCCATcctagctctctgcagagcaatccaatcagtcccattccccacctCTATCCCCATAGtcatgtaagtttatttccctcaagttcccatccaatttcctttagaaatcatgcATCATCTCTGCCACTACCACCCTCATAGGTCATTACCATTCATTgtatgaaaaagttcttcctcccatGTCGcctgcatctcttgaccaaaaccttaaatctgtgaccttctccttgtgcagtgtaccatcagctaatgggaatagcttttctttgccaaacctgtcataatggactgcagctcaccaccaccatctcaagggcaattaaggatgggcaataaatgctggcctagccagtgaagcacacatcccatgaaagcatttaaaaaatcatgtacacctctaaaaAATCTCCCCACagtctcctttgttccaaagagaatAACACCaacttctgcaacctaaccttgtcactaaaatccctcatccctggaaccattctggtaaatctcctctgcaccctctcaaggaccctcacatccttcctaaagtgtggtgaccagaactgaacacaatactctagttgtggcctaaccagagctttataaaggttcagaataacctTCCTAATTTTATATtcaatacctctacttatgaagcccaagatcccatatgctgttTTAACtgaggtaagggtggaaattgtggaggctcgaggcacaatattccaatcctcctAAGATATAGAGGTAGTGCCAGAGCACTGGAGAGTTGCAGATGTTACCTCTGTTCAAAAAATGGGAGAAGGATAAAGtggcaattacaggccagacaGCCTAACATCGGTGATGGGAAAACTTTAGAAAAAATAAGCTGAGATAAAATTAATTAGTACTTGTAAAATATGGGTTTATAAatgacagccagcacagatttgttaaaggcaaattgtgtctgactaatttgagttctttgatgaaggaacagagagggtggatgatAGCAATGCAGTTGATATaagtatggactttcaaaaggtgcttCATTAAGTACGATATAATAGACTTGGTAACaatattgaagcacatgggattacAAGGACAGTGGCAGAATGTGAATGCTAAATTGACTAAAGGACAGAaaggagtagtggtgaacagttgtttttcacgcTGGAGGAAGGTTTCCCTAGGGtttggtattaggatcactgctctttttgatatatattaatgacctagacctggggATGCAGAGAATATTTTCTAAGTTTGAAGAAGACACAAAACTCAGTCATTTATTAAACAGTGAAGAGGAAAGTAACAGACTTCTAGAGGACATAGACTAGTGAAGTGGGCAAACACATGGTAGATGCAGTTTAACACAGAAGTGTGCAGTggtgtattttggtaggaagaatgaaaaagacaatattaaataaatggcacagttttaaatagGGTGTAGGACCATAAAGTACTCAAATctatgaaggtagcaggacaatttgagaaagctgttaaaaaatCATATggtattcttggctttataaacaaaagcatggagtacaaaagcaagaaggttATGCTAAATGTTTGAAAATTACTGGTTAGACcttaactagagtattgtgtcaattCTGGGCAtgacactttagaaaagatgtcagggctttagagaggatgcagagaagatttactagaaaagtgccagggatgagggattcattatatggagagactggagaagttggggttgttctttgTAGAGTGAaggaggttaagggaagatttaatagaggtgttcaaaatcatgaatgattttgataagggaaataaagggaaactgttcccagtggcagaaaGACCAGTAACAACAatacacaaatttaaagtaattgacaaaagaaccagaggggagatggtgATAATGGTTTTACACAacaaattgttgtgatctggaatacaagGCCtggaagagtggtggaagcagattcaatataaaCTTTCAAAAGCAGATTGGAGAAATACTCAAAGGGTAAAAATTTGCAagactatggagaaagagcaggaaatGGGAcactttggaaagctctttcagcaCTGGCACAGAGTGCAGACTGGCCTGCTGTGCattttattctatgattctatctgccGAATAGAGCAGTGACCTCCTGAGTTGGAGAGTGACAGTATACTAGTTTTTCAGCTCTTAATATTTTAGATCCTCCATTCATAATATTTTTTCAGAACAGTTGTGCTGAGGTCTATCATGGAATGTTTGATCTCGTCTTCCTCCTCTTTATGACCAAGACATTGGAAATATATTTAAACTCCTTCCAAATGGATGCTTTTTACAAGGACCTGATCAATACTTTGTGTTTTTTTTCATTTTGCAGTTAACCTACTGGCGATTGCAATCCTGTCCCATggaaaatgcggcctaaccaaatgcatcacttactacctggtgtcaATGGCATTGGGAGATCTGTTGGTCATTATCACCGATGTAATATTGTATAAGATTGTCTATTATTATTTCCGAAGTTCTTTCTTTGACACCACGGCCATGTGTCGCCTTATTATCGTTCTGTACGCTTCGAGCCAGGATTGTTCAGTTTGGTTAACGGTCGCATTCACCTTCGATCGCTTCGTTGCCATTTGTTGCCagcagctgaaaacaaaatattgcaccgagaagacAGCAGCCAGAGTTATCACAGTTGTGTGTGCAATCTTCTGTTTAAAATGCATTCCCTGGTACTTTGCATTTGGACCTCGATATGTAATTGACAATGTACAGTGGGATTGCATCCTAACACAACAATTTTCTACTTCAAAAGCATGGGCAGCATTCGCTTGGTCCCATCGCATTTTCACCCCATTGCTTCCATTTGGCTTCATTCTATTGTTCAATATTCTGACTGTTAAAAATATTTTAATGGCAAGCAAAGTTCGCAGAGGACTCCGAGGCTGCAATAATGGTGATAATCACAATGATCCGGAGATAGCAAATCGTaaaaaatctatcattttacttttcaccatatctggcagttttatactgctaTGGACAACGTATCTTGTGTATTTCTTACATGTACGAATCACAAATGCTTTTTATCACACAAGTTTCAATGATCCTTTATTTAAGGCTCAACAAGCTGGCTCTATGCTTCAACTTTTGAGTTCTTGCACAAATACAAGCATTTATGCAATAACCCAAGCTAAATTCAGAAAGGAAGTAAGGGATGCAGTTAAATATCTGTTTATTCGTATTTCAAAATTAATTAAGTGTAAAAACAGCTGAAGGCAGAGTTCATAtatcctcacctcctgactccccaaagtctgtccaccatctacaaggcacaagtcaggattgtgatggaatactctccacttgcctggatgggtgcagctccaaaatcactcaagctcaacaccatccaggacaaagcagcccacttgattggcaccccatccacaaacattcactcccctccaccaccgatgcacagtggcagcagtgtgtaccatctacaagatgcactgcagcaatgcaccaaggctccttagacagcaccttccaaacccacgacctctaccacctagaagaacaagagcagcagttgcatgggaacatcaccgcctgcaagttcccctccaagtctcacaccatcctcacttggaactatatcaccgttccttcactgttgctgggtcaaaatcctggaactcccttcctaacagcactgtgggtgtacctaccccacatggactgcagcagttcaaaaaagtggctcaccaccaccttctcaagggcaattaaggatgggcaataaatgctggcttggacagcgacgcccacatcccatgaatgaataagaaaatccCTAGATTCATAATTCAACCTGGCCTGTTTCTACACCCACTCTGCATTGTATGTTCTGTAAACACATTCATTAGTCTGCTGTCATTTGAAgattaaaacaaaataaaaaaaagtgCACTATTGTAAATTTAATTCAAACTAATACATATATGCAGAATATGGGAATGGGAGGAAAATATTTTGGTTGTCAAGTCTGCTCTGCATTTTGTGATCCTTGATCACTATTTTCAATTCCCTATCTCTAAATGTACTTATTTTTAAAGTTAGTTGATGTCCTTTTAAATGTATCAATTTAgcattttaaattcattcttgggatgtgggtgtcacgagCAAGGCCTTGAAATGATGGTTGTGCGCCTTctacttgaactgctgctgtccaagtcatgaaggtgcttccacaatgctgttaggtagggagctccATGATTATGACCAGCGCTGATGAAGCAATGGCAatctatttctaagtcaggatgatatgtgacttgaaggggagtgtggaggtaagggtgttcccatgcacttaatGCCCTTGACCTAGGTGGTGATTGGGAGatactgtcaaagaagccttggtgagttgctgcagtgcatcttgtagatggcacatgcTGCAGCCAAAATACGcctgtggtggaggaagtgaattgtttaaggtggtggataggtgccaatcaagtgggtttctTTGTCCTAGATagcatcaagcttcttgagtgtcgttggagctgcactcatccaggcaagtgaagattattctgtcacactcctgacttctgccctgTAGATAGTGGAAAAGATTTGGGGAGTCAAAAGGTGAGTTGCTCGTcatagaatgttacttgccacatattagCACAATCTTGGGTGTTGTCCAGATCATCCTGCATGtgaacacgggctgcttcattatctgaggagttacaaatgggacagaacactgcaatcatcaacgaatatcccacttctgaccttatgatggagtgaagatcattgatgaagcagctgaagtggttgggcctaggacactatcctgagggactcctgcagtgatgtcctggggctgagatggttgacctccaacaaccacaataatcttcctttgtgctaggtatgactccaacctgatccccattgacttcagttttgctaggactccttggtaccacattcagtcaaatgctgccacaCTCTGCCTCTCCTCCTGGACACCACcacactctccctctgctcctggacaatgccacactctccctctccccctggacACCACCACACTCTCCCTCTACTCCTGGACACCACcacactctccctctgctcctggacaatgccacactctccctctccccctggacACCACCACACTCTGTCAACCCCAAAACCTGCCACATTCTCCCTCTCCCCCGGACACtggcacactgtccctctcccctgAATGCCATCACACTCTtcctctcctcccttcccactcTGGGAACTCTTCACTTTCTTAAAGCAATATTCACACAACTAAACTGTCACGCTATGAAAACAGATGTTGGGAGCATCCTTAACACATGCTAACCTGTTGTATAATCCCCagcaccttcccccaatttaacatcaaagaacaaagaacaaagataattacagcacaggaacaggcccttcggccctccaagcctgcgccgatccagatcctctctctaaacatgtcgcctattttctaaggttctgtatctcttttcttcctgcccatt
It encodes the following:
- the LOC137380990 gene encoding probable G-protein coupled receptor 139 codes for the protein MHRQELIHPLDFTFYPILAAFGIPVNLLAIAILSHGKCGLTKCITYYLVSMALGDLLVIITDVILYKIVYYYFRSSFFDTTAMCRLIIVLYASSQDCSVWLTVAFTFDRFVAICCQQLKTKYCTEKTAARVITVVCAIFCLKCIPWYFAFGPRYVIDNVQWDCILTQQFSTSKAWAAFAWSHRIFTPLLPFGFILLFNILTVKNILMASKVRRGLRGCNNGDNHNDPEIANRKKSIILLFTISGSFILLWTTYLVYFLHVRITNAFYHTSFNDPLFKAQQAGSMLQLLSSCTNTSIYAITQAKFRKEVRDAVKYLFIRISKLIKCKNS